A stretch of DNA from Gottschalkia acidurici 9a:
TATCATTATAGTTATTATTATTGGAATATTATTTTTTCTCTCCAAATGCTCTAATTAAGTTAAATCATAATCATATTAGAGTATTATGATGTAAAAACATATCAGTAAACACGCTTGATCTATAATATTTATAACTTGAGGGTTACTTATATTATTCAAAGTTGAATTTTACGGTATTATTATATTTAAATTCAAGTAAAAAGATAAGTTTAAAGTCAGCAAGATTAGAAAGGAGCTTATGAAATAGAGGTGACATATGGAAGATAAGAAAGAAAAACTAAAAGAACAAATGAAGGAATATATAGATAATTTACTTAGATTAGCAGAAGATGAAGGACGCTGGACTATTTTGAAATAGAAGTAAAAAACAATAAAGGTCATTTACATTTAGAAAGTACTATACAGAATAGGTCTAGAGTTTATTAATAGATAAACTGTTTAAATTACAGCTAAACTCATATAAAAGTTCTTCGAAAATCGAATAATGTGGTGTTTAAAAGTTAACGTGCTTTTACCTAGCTATAAGATATGTGGAAAATATGGTATAATTTTGATAGTAATTAATTCATAATCGTTAGATATTATGTACAAGCAGTAAGTAAGTCTATAGGAGGAATTAGTCATTGTATAAGGAAAAAACGAAAATCATCAAACTCATTTTAGAAAAAGATTTAGAGTCTTTATATGTGGGAGTATGATCTCAGCTACCCTTTTAGGGGTATATGGTCAGGATATTGCTTATTATATAAGTGACCATATAGAAAAATTATCTCCTGTGTATTGTAAGCAATAACACTGATAAGTATAGTATTGTTTTTAACTACATCCATATTAATATATATACCCATAAAAAACAAAAACTGAAAAGATTTATTCCATATTTGATTATTAATAGTCTTATAGGTATGTTGATTTCTATGCTTTCATTATTAGTTATGATTATGTGGTGGGGATAATGGTAATTACTTTATAATTTTTAGATATAATAAAAATGGGCAAACATTCATGAAACTGTAAAAGAAGAAATGAATCAAACTATTTTTGTGAAAGATGGCAAGGTAATATGTCATCTACATGGGAATCCTGAAAATACTGGAATAGGGTTCAACTTTGGTACATATCTGCTAAATTCAAAAGAAGGCAGATACATTAGTTTTATGTCAAAATCAAAGTTATCATTTAAAATTACGGTCTCAGAGAATGGTATAAGATATTTTGAATATGTTAAATAAATTAATATTCTTCGCAATATTATTTTACGACACAATAGTTAGATAATGCTATATCTGTAATTATGATAGCAGGATATGAAAAAAGTTATCTTACTTTTTCGTGATTATTTTTTGAATTGGTGTAAAATCACTTGTTATCTTTCTTTTACCAATACCGAATTCAAAAAGAAATGTATTTACAACTGACATAAAGATGGTGATAAATCTACCAGATGAAGCAGATTGTGAAGCGATTGTAAGAACTTATACAGCAAAATAATTTAATAAATTTAATATCCATCAACTCACTAAAATTAAAGATAAAGTAGGAGGAAACATAGAGGGTGATATTCTAGCACTATACTTAAAAGACGGAAAAGGGATTTTGAATTTTTTCTTTAAAAAAATAAAACTAATGTAAGTTTTGATGATGTTTCGGATGTTAAAATAACTGCTTTTTCTACAATGGGATTGGCCACAGTAGATGAACAGGAAAAGAGAGTAATCAACGGACAACTTAAATAAGATGAGAAAGGAATGTATTCTTATGAGATCCAACGTTACTATACTCAGTATGAAAAATGGTTTATGGAGTCCATTCTTATAGAAGTAAAGTATCAAATTGATGGAAATGGATATGTATCAGTATTTGCAGTAACTACAACAAATGCAGAAGATGGTTCCAATTTCTTTGAAAACGAAACATTAAATAATCCTATTGAACCTGAAGAATAAAATCAGTAAAGTTACAGATATTTAATTTTAAAGGTCAGTATCTATGTTGAGACTTTTTCTATTCAAAATAAATAGGAGGTGTAGAGAATTGAGTAAGCATAAGGCAGATTTGGATTTAAGATCAAGTATGATTTTAGCTCTTATACTATTAGCTTTATCACTAATTGTAAGTCAGATTTCTGATGAAAAGATTAAAATGAATATAATAATTATTTTATTTAGCATTATGACTATTGCACTACTATATAGAAGTTATAAAGACTTTAAAGATAAGACTTACTCTACTACTATATTTATAGCATTAACTAACATAGCAATAATCATTTTAGGTATATTATATATGTTTGTATTTTTAAGATACTATCAAGTTACAGACATTAACCTTATAATAAAGATGAGAAAAACTGAACGTATACTTAGTGTATTTATATTTGCTATGATATTTTTAAAAAACTTTTTAAGAAGCGAAAGATTTGTAAATAGAGATAAATAGTATTTAAAACACCGTATTATTCAAAACTGAATTTTACGATGTTCTTATGTTAAAATTCAAATGAAAATTAATGAAAACATAGGTATGAAGTTAAAAAATTGATAAGAAGGATATACAGAATAGATTTAAGGCTCATTAATAAATTAATTAATTTTAAAAATTTTAATAAATAAGAGGCAAATTCCCTTATCTAAATAAGCATAAGGTAATTTGCCGTTATATTACAATATTAAGATATAGGATCCTGAATTAGTGTTGCAAATACAATTTGATGGAAGTGTCCATCATCAAAAGTTGTTCTAGCCTTAACAAAATGAATGTGTTTTCCGTTACCTACATCAATAGCTGGACCAGTTTCAGTACCAAGTTCATGATGGTGGTTTACGAAGAAATCAGTATTAGTTAGTAGAGCATGTTTATGGCCACCACCAGGTAGAGGAATTGCCTCACTAGTAACTCCTGCAACACGGTGATTATGACGATCGTCACACTCTTCCGCTAATTTAGTGCTACCTAAGAATTCATGCACGTGAGATTGAGTTCCTTCTTCATTTTCATCACAATGGTCATGACGCTTACGTCCATAATACTCATTTTCTCTATAGTCATCATATTCATTATAATAACGATCTTTATCACAATCGTGTTTATGTTTCTTTTTATCATCTTTATTACAATCATGTTCATGCTTCTTTCTATTATCCTTATCACAGTGGTTATGACAAGGGGGATTTATTCTCTTTATGCTTTGAATAATATGACAAAATAGACACATCCTTATTATTAATTTATTGGCGAGTATACAATTTTTGTTATATACAAGCTATATTACATTATATGCACCTATCCTTAATGAGTGACTTGAAAAAAGTGTTTTACTTAAACATTTAGGAAGTTAAAATTAAAAGAAAAGTTAATTCAAACTTAGAAGAAATGATGTGAAAAAAGTATATAATTAAATAAGTCCTACCGAATATACCGACAGACACTTTAGACAAAACTACTAAGATTAAAGTGTATTTTTTTATTGTGGGTAGGTTCAACATGAATTACCTTTTGAGGATTAAAATAGTTATAGGTTAGGCTATAGAGCTAATTTATAGTTTTTACCTAAATATTATACTATAATCTTCAAATATAGTACTTTGTAAAGTGTTCCTAGAGTCTGGTAAATATATGATAAAATAAGTGTAATTAATTATATTTACACAAACACAATATCATATGTGTTAAGGATGTGAAGAGAATAGAATTAAGAAAAATAATCTCAAAAAGTCTACAGGGAGTACTAGGTGTAATAAGTTCAATTCTATTTACAATAAGTTTTCCTTATTTCGGATGGAACTTTGTAATAAATGTTACAAAAGCATTTGAAAATATAGGTTTTAGTATTGATCTAGTTGGACGTCCAGGAACTTATGATCCTGGAGCAGTTATTGTATCAGGATTATATTTATTGACAATATTGTTAGCTTCTTATCTTACTATTAAAAAGACAAAGTATAAACTCTATGGTAAAATAATTTTGTTCAGTGGAATACTCATGACTATCATGGTTTTTGTATTAGTTAGTTCTATGATATGGTTCTGATTATACATAATGATAAACTACAGTATGAGTTTTGAATGTTTAACATTAGAGTAAATGAAGATAGTTAATTTAGTGAACTAAAGGCTGGATCATATCAAGCTATAGAGGTATATTTTTCATGCCTAATATTTACTTAAGCTATATCATATATTTAACCATGTGAAACTTAATTAGAATAGAAGATGACTATATAATTGAGTTTTAATTATACTTTCTGTTTCAGTGATTTTTATTATTTTTTGACTGTTATTTTGGAAAAAAGTAAGAGTAGATCTTATACACAATTATCATTAAAATAACAAAAGATTACGAGATATATGGAAATGCTATGGGAAAGGCGACTTTATCTATAAGAATATTAATTCTGGTTATGGTAATGATTTTTCTACTTGATAATTCTGAATTAATTTCAGTAAGGTTTTTATATGTATTCTATTTATTAATATGATATAGAAAAAATATAACGGTAGCATGATCTAGTTTAATCACAAAAATTATTAAATTGATAAGTAACAATACAAACTGTATTAATAGACTAGACTATTGAATGACTCTATATCTAGTCTATTTTTTATATAGAAAACAACAAAATATGTACAATTAAAAGAATTAATATAAAAATCACCTTTTAACTTTAATTTTAAGACTACTAAAAACAACTATAATATTATAAAAAATTAAGGAGCCTAATTGAAATGCATCTCAATTAATTTACTAAAATCTTCTTTAGTTAGATTTAATGATCTTCTCGTGCTTTTTATTATTCTTCCACCTACAGTACTAAGGTTATATAAAGACTTTAAGTTATCAACAGTCTTGCTGAAATAAAACGTTCCAGATCACAAGTATTGATAATGAAATACTTATGACGATACGATCGTGTAAAAAAACACAATCAGAGGTTTCACTACAAGACCCTATAGGAGTAGACCGTGAGGGTAATGAATTATCACTTATGGATGTACTGGGAACAGACCCAGATGAAATAACAGATAAGGTTCATCTCAAAATCGAAATAAAAAAGCTTTATGATAAGATAAGCAAGGTTTTAAAAGCGAGAGAAAAAACCATAATACAACTTAGATATGGTCTTTTAAATGGTGAACGTAAGACTCAGAGAGAAATAGCTGATATGCTTGGAATTTCAAGGTCATATGTATCCAGAATTGAAAAAAGAGCTGTACAAAAATTATCAAAAGAATTTAATTATGAAATTAAAGGAAGGTAAGACATTTGTATCTTTTTTACATTTAACTCAAATAAGATAACATGTTAAATAAAATCTATAATTAATATTATAAAAATATTAAAATATCAAACAAAGATTTATTAGGCATATTTATCAATATACTAATTTTGAATAATAAACTCGCAAAAGTAGCTATAATTTTCTATATAGCTACTTTTAATGTTTTATATTACAATGAACTTATAACATGAATAGTATGACAAGACATTATTACATGTTAGGAGTTATTCTTCTGATGATTTCTTCTACTTCATTTCCTAATCCAGATATCGGTTTACCATTTCTTACATCTGTACCTAAATTTTCTACTCTTTTGATTAAATCTGGGTCAGCTGTTACAGCTACATTATTTATATTACTATCTTCTTCTTTTACTTTAGCCTCAACCCTATTCTTTAAGTCAGTAGTAACTTTTCCTTCGGTATTGTCATTCGTATTAATACCAACAAGACAAGTATTACCAGTTAATATAACTGATGCATTTTTAACTTCAGGCAATTCTGTTAACTTGTTAGCTATTCTATCAGATTTCTCTACCATAGAATTATTATCCGTATTAGTGTTTAAGTTATCATTCGGATATCCATCATTTGGATTATTATACAGATGTCTATCTGTACTTTGATTATTACTATCTCTAGGCTCTATTCCATTCGTGCTACGAGGAACAGGTTCGTTAGGAGCTATCTTCTTAGGTGTAGTTCTACAACCTATAGATCCTACAGCTACAGATAGCGTTAAAATAGATAATAAAGAAAATTTCTTTAAACTTTTATTCAATATTAACACCTCCAGTATCTATTATGTCTATATATAAAAAAAATATTTATATTATATTAACATTAGATACTGGAATTTTTTTGAAATATTTAATGGGAGTAAAAAGTTAAACCTAAAAGTTCTTTAAAACTATAAAAGCTATCTATAATCATAATAATACATATAAGGGTCGTAATTATAGTTACAGTAATAATTACTCATATTGTGATTATTATTACTGTGTTTAAGCATAAACATTTCAAGTCTTTGATTAACAATGTTCCAATCTATATTCTCCATAAAAATATCTATATATTTCTTTCTATCTATCCCGAAGTCGATCATATAAGCATGCTCATATACATCTAAAACCAATAAAGGATGTGCCATCCAAATAGAGCCTTTATCATGTTCATCCTGACCGTATATGTGAAGTCTTTTATCAATATGATCTATGGCTAATACTACCCATCCTCTCATAGCCAAACCAGTTTGCTTAAACAAATTTTCCCATCGTTCAAAACTATAGAAATCTCTTATTATAAGATCAACTATAGGTCCGAATGGACGATTATAATTACTATTTAGGTTTTCAAAATATAACTCATGTAATTTAACTCCATCTAGAGCATAAGTTTCTCCTAGTCTTAGACAACGAAGAGGACTATAAGTAGGATTTGAGTCATTAAATTCAGGAGTTTGATCAAGTATATCCCAAATTTTATTGATATTTCTGACATATCCTTTATAAAGCTCATAATGTTGATCTAATTGATTTCTGGAGATTCCTTTTACATTATTAAAATTAAATTGCTTAATATTGATTGTATTTTTTGAACTATTTTTCATAAACTCACCTCATTATATTAACTTAGTTTCAGTCATTCTATGCAAGTACATACACATAAGTGAATAAAGTTGTTTACAATCTTTAAAGTTTGGAGAATATATGTTATTATAAATTCAAATAATATATATTCTTTGGATTACTTAGAAAGAGGTGAAAAAATGATCATAGATGCAAATACAAACTTATATTGCTTAATAGGACATCCTATATCTAAAAGCTTATCACCAGAAATACATAACTATAGCTTTAAAAAAAACGGTATAAATGCTAAATATATTGCATTAGATGTATCTACAGAAGATCTAGAAGATGCTGTCAAGGGCATAAAAGCTTTAGGTATAAGAGGATGTAACGTTACTATACCTCATAAAATAGACATAATTAAGTATTTGGATGAAATAGACGAAGAAGCTGAGCTGTTAGGTGCAGTAAATACTGTGAAAAATGAAAATGGAAAACTTATAGGATACAATACAGATGGAAGAGGATTTGTACAAGTATTAAAAGATAAAAATATAGAGATAAAAAATAAAAATATAGCTGTTCTAGGAGCTGGAGGAGCCGCAAGAGCCATATCTATAATACTTGCAAAAGAAGGAATCAATCAAATAACAATATTTAATAGAACTATTGAAAAAGCTAAAATAATAATAGATGAGATAAAAGAAAAGTTTCCAGATGTCACAGGAATGTATTCAAGTTTAGAAAGTAACAAATATGACTTAAGTTCGGTTGATATTTTAATAAACTGTACTTCTATAGGAATGTATCCAAATATAGATGAAATGCCAGTAGATCCTAGCATTTTTCCTAGACAAACTGTAATTTGTGACATAGTATATAAGCCTTTAAAGACTAAACTATTAGAAATGTCAGAGAAAAATGGAAATATAGCTATCGGTGGATTAGATATGTTAATATATCAGGGAATTTTAAGTGAAGAAATTTGGCTACAAAAAAACATAGATAAAGATTTAGTGATAGAATGGATTAAAGAAAAGATATGATAAACTTGTATGTTGTACTAGTTTGAATAATTAGGACAACATACAATCAAACATATACTAAAAAACAATATATAATTCTTATAAAAGATAAACTCACTTCAAAATAATAATTCCATAAATAAAGTCCAAAAATTTCATAAAAGAGTCAAAAAATATTAAATGTGTGTGATAAATATGTTTAAGAAGTGTTCAAATAATAAAGGACTTACCCTAGTAGAGGTAATAGTATCTATATTTCTGTTAGGTATAGTAATGATATCTATAGGTACTTTAGTGAATTACAATATAAAAATGAATTCTAAGGCTAAAAATCAGATAATAGCAACTACCGTTGCTGAAGATATTATAGAGGAAGTTAAATTCTCTAATAAAATCAGTGTAGGAGAAAAGACAATTTTATATCATAATTTTGTTATAGATTTAAAAGTAGAAATATTAAATATAGAAAAAGATAAAAATCAAGGTAATAAATATGTAAGAAATTATGATTTATATAGGATAGAAGTAGAAGTTAAACTAAATGATGAAGTCATTGAAAAATTGATTACTTATAAAACTTCACAGTCAGGAAGTGGTGTTAGTGAAATGTCAAGATAGCAAAGGCTTTACTTTGATATTAGTAATAATAATGACATCAATAATACTTTTCATAGGAACATATATGATTAAGCTAACATCTACAAACTATAAGATGAAAAAACTAAATAGTATAAGTAAAAAAATTTTTACATAGCAGAAGCAGGAATAGAAGAGGCATATATGATTCTGGATAAGCATGTTCAAGAATCAATAAATTATTCATATGAAAAACTAAATGAATATCAGAATATAGCAAATTTAGAAGACACAGAAATAGTTAAAGTATACTCATCAGAGAATGAAAAGTATGAGCTTTTTAAGCGAATCTACAAGGAACACATGAAAACAGTAGCCAACAAGTTAAAGAATATCAGTCAATATAACTTAAATAAAATAGATGGATATACTTTCCTAGTAAATACATCAATATTACAATCAAGCAAAGATGATGAACTTATATTGAACATAACCATATCATATGACAATAAGAAAGTACTAGAAAATATTAGAGTTAAGTACGCCATTAAAACTCCTGAGTATGGAGTAACTAACAGTAGTGATGATCTTATAAATAAGATAGATTGGCTAAATACAAAGTGGTGAAATCTATGAAAAAAGTCAAAGATAATAGAGGAATGACTCTTATAGAATTGATATTAAGTGTATTTATATCATCAATTATAGTTATTGTTCTGAGTACTATGTCAATTACAAGTATAAAAATATTTGAGCGTATTTACAATAGCATAGAAATACAGCAGCAAGGTCATTTTATAATGGATTTTATGACTAATAAAATTATACATTCTAATAAAATAGATTCTGTATTAAATTATAATAATATTTCTGTATATAACACTAATAAAGAAGTAAGTCTAGGAGAAATTAAATTTAAAGATGCTTCACTAGAAAGTGGAAAATGGCATGTTTTTTCTATCCAAAAAGACTATAAAGTTGAAGGTAGATCCATCAGATATGGAAATCGCTCACCTGCTACTATAGAAGCAGGTAACTATATAGATTCAATTCATATAAAGCCGCTACCAGAGAAAAGTGCTTACAGTGAAGCTAAAGGTATAAATATTTCTATAACTATGAAAAAAGGTGAAAACAAAATAAAATTATCTAAAAATATATATTTCAGAAAATTTGATATAGAAGATATATTAACAGGGGGATAAAATGGGATTAAAAAATAGGGGGATGACCTTAATAGAGGTAATAGTAGTTATATCAATATTAGCAATAATAACTTCTATAGTTACTCCTAAAAATAATATAAGAACTTATAGACTAAAGTCCTATGCTAGAACAATGACTAATGATATAAGAATGGTAAGGTATTTAAGAATGACAGAAGGGGAATACTATAGCATCTTATTGCAAGAACACTATTATGTAATTTTAAATGGCACTAAATATATAAAAAAAGTTGAATTTGGGAAAGATATAAGAATAAGTGATAACCTAGGCAGGGTTATAAGATTTACTTATGCAGGAGTACCTATGGGGGCTGGAAGTATTTTTATACAAGATTTAAAAACTAAAGAATACTATGA
This window harbors:
- a CDS encoding sigma-70 family RNA polymerase sigma factor: MTSIDNEILMTIRSCKKTQSEVSLQDPIGVDREGNELSLMDVLGTDPDEITDKVHLKIEIKKLYDKISKVLKAREKTIIQLRYGLLNGERKTQREIADMLGISRSYVSRIEKRAVQKLSKEFNYEIKGR
- a CDS encoding YmaF family protein, giving the protein MCLFCHIIQSIKRINPPCHNHCDKDNRKKHEHDCNKDDKKKHKHDCDKDRYYNEYDDYRENEYYGRKRHDHCDENEEGTQSHVHEFLGSTKLAEECDDRHNHRVAGVTSEAIPLPGGGHKHALLTNTDFFVNHHHELGTETGPAIDVGNGKHIHFVKARTTFDDGHFHQIVFATLIQDPIS
- a CDS encoding type IV pilus modification PilV family protein, translating into MFKKCSNNKGLTLVEVIVSIFLLGIVMISIGTLVNYNIKMNSKAKNQIIATTVAEDIIEEVKFSNKISVGEKTILYHNFVIDLKVEILNIEKDKNQGNKYVRNYDLYRIEVEVKLNDEVIEKLITYKTSQSGSGVSEMSR
- a CDS encoding pilus assembly FimT family protein; amino-acid sequence: MGLKNRGMTLIEVIVVISILAIITSIVTPKNNIRTYRLKSYARTMTNDIRMVRYLRMTEGEYYSILLQEHYYVILNGTKYIKKVEFGKDIRISDNLGRVIRFTYAGVPMGAGSIFIQDLKTKEYYDITIVPATGRVLLR
- the aroE gene encoding shikimate dehydrogenase, yielding MIIDANTNLYCLIGHPISKSLSPEIHNYSFKKNGINAKYIALDVSTEDLEDAVKGIKALGIRGCNVTIPHKIDIIKYLDEIDEEAELLGAVNTVKNENGKLIGYNTDGRGFVQVLKDKNIEIKNKNIAVLGAGGAARAISIILAKEGINQITIFNRTIEKAKIIIDEIKEKFPDVTGMYSSLESNKYDLSSVDILINCTSIGMYPNIDEMPVDPSIFPRQTVICDIVYKPLKTKLLEMSEKNGNIAIGGLDMLIYQGILSEEIWLQKNIDKDLVIEWIKEKI
- a CDS encoding PilW family protein, producing MKKVKDNRGMTLIELILSVFISSIIVIVLSTMSITSIKIFERIYNSIEIQQQGHFIMDFMTNKIIHSNKIDSVLNYNNISVYNTNKEVSLGEIKFKDASLESGKWHVFSIQKDYKVEGRSIRYGNRSPATIEAGNYIDSIHIKPLPEKSAYSEAKGINISITMKKGENKIKLSKNIYFRKFDIEDILTGG
- a CDS encoding superoxide dismutase; this encodes MKNSSKNTINIKQFNFNNVKGISRNQLDQHYELYKGYVRNINKIWDILDQTPEFNDSNPTYSPLRCLRLGETYALDGVKLHELYFENLNSNYNRPFGPIVDLIIRDFYSFERWENLFKQTGLAMRGWVVLAIDHIDKRLHIYGQDEHDKGSIWMAHPLLVLDVYEHAYMIDFGIDRKKYIDIFMENIDWNIVNQRLEMFMLKHSNNNHNMSNYYCNYNYDPYMYYYDYR
- a CDS encoding YhcN/YlaJ family sporulation lipoprotein, with translation MNKSLKKFSLLSILTLSVAVGSIGCRTTPKKIAPNEPVPRSTNGIEPRDSNNQSTDRHLYNNPNDGYPNDNLNTNTDNNSMVEKSDRIANKLTELPEVKNASVILTGNTCLVGINTNDNTEGKVTTDLKNRVEAKVKEEDSNINNVAVTADPDLIKRVENLGTDVRNGKPISGLGNEVEEIIRRITPNM